One Deinococcus humi genomic region harbors:
- a CDS encoding Na(+)/H(+) antiporter subunit B, whose protein sequence is MSPKRSSTKRAKQAVRTVPDRPRPGDLLINDPILKTISRAAFALVLLFALLLLWRGHNAPGGGFIAGLMTVCALILHRIANGDSALRVDPVKFIPWGLALSFITGLVPYLLGRPFLKSDYGYLTTALTGEFEWATALLFDLGVYLVVVGAGLALAYALIEVKPTELVEGDG, encoded by the coding sequence ATGAGCCCGAAACGTTCCTCGACCAAAAGGGCGAAGCAGGCGGTCAGGACCGTGCCGGATCGGCCCCGACCGGGCGATCTGCTGATCAACGATCCGATCCTGAAGACCATCAGCCGGGCGGCCTTCGCGCTGGTGCTGCTGTTCGCGCTGCTGCTGCTGTGGCGCGGCCACAATGCTCCGGGCGGCGGCTTCATCGCGGGCCTGATGACCGTGTGCGCCCTGATCCTGCACCGGATCGCCAACGGTGACAGCGCCCTGCGGGTGGACCCTGTGAAATTCATTCCCTGGGGTCTAGCCCTGTCCTTTATCACCGGCCTCGTTCCGTACCTGCTGGGCCGTCCCTTTCTGAAATCCGATTACGGCTACCTCACCACCGCCCTGACGGGCGAATTCGAGTGGGCCACCGCCCTGCTGTTTGATCTGGGCGTGTATCTGGTGGTGGTGGGGGCAGGTCTGGCCCTGGCCTACGCCCTGATTGAGGTCAAGCCGACGGAACTGGTGGAGGGAGACGGATGA
- the mnhG gene encoding monovalent cation/H(+) antiporter subunit G codes for MNDFNAARDIPILLGAFFVLTAAIGLVRFPDLYSRLHASSKLITLGSAGIFIGVGLEFAQTEALSRLAAVLLFQFLTTPLSAYLIAQAAYLRGLEPLLEGPDEWNALGKAALLDRRPEELKEEEGEGQMEQPSPQGKG; via the coding sequence ATGAACGACTTCAATGCCGCCCGCGACATCCCCATTCTGCTGGGGGCCTTCTTCGTGCTGACGGCGGCCATCGGGCTGGTGCGCTTCCCCGATCTGTACTCGCGGCTGCACGCCAGCAGCAAGCTGATCACGCTGGGCTCGGCGGGCATCTTTATCGGCGTTGGGCTGGAATTTGCCCAGACCGAAGCGCTCTCCAGACTGGCGGCGGTGCTGCTCTTTCAGTTCCTGACCACGCCCCTGAGCGCTTATCTGATCGCCCAGGCTGCCTACCTCCGCGGGCTGGAGCCGCTGCTGGAGGGGCCGGACGAGTGGAATGCGCTCGGCAAGGCAGCGTTGCTGGACCGGCGGCCAGAGGAACTGAAGGAAGAGGAAGGAGAAGGGCAAATGGAACAGCCCTCTCCGCAGGGAAAGGGCTGA
- a CDS encoding MDR family oxidoreductase has product MTTASTPATYRALRVIQDGQTGERQGSRAELQTLPLSELPEGEVLIAVSHSSLNYKDGLAVTGKGILRQLPMTPGIDLAGTVLEDASGTYAPGTPVILTGWGIGERQDGGYATHARARTDWLVRQPAGTDAAWAMSVGTAGFTAMLAVMALEDAGVRPEHGDVLVTGAAGGVGSTAIALLSAAGFTVTASTGRTEEEAYLRELGASSLIPRAELPALKRPLEKERWAGVVDTVGGETLAGAYASTRTHGALAVCGIAGGNGLNTTVFPLILRGVSLLGIDSVTCPQPRREAAWARLARDLPASRLVAVTQTRGLSEVMELAPQILAGQVRGRTVIDVNG; this is encoded by the coding sequence ATGACCACAGCCAGCACTCCCGCCACCTACCGCGCCCTGCGGGTAATTCAGGACGGCCAGACCGGGGAACGCCAGGGCAGCCGCGCCGAATTGCAGACCCTGCCCCTCTCCGAGCTGCCCGAAGGCGAGGTGCTGATCGCGGTGTCGCACTCCAGCCTGAACTACAAAGACGGCCTGGCGGTGACCGGAAAGGGCATCCTGCGCCAGTTGCCCATGACCCCCGGGATCGATCTGGCCGGGACGGTGCTGGAAGACGCCAGCGGCACCTACGCCCCGGGCACCCCGGTGATCCTGACCGGGTGGGGCATCGGCGAGCGGCAGGACGGCGGTTACGCCACGCATGCCCGCGCGCGGACCGACTGGCTGGTCCGCCAGCCCGCAGGCACCGACGCCGCGTGGGCCATGAGCGTGGGCACGGCGGGCTTCACGGCCATGCTGGCGGTGATGGCGCTGGAGGACGCGGGCGTGCGTCCCGAACACGGCGACGTGCTGGTCACGGGGGCGGCAGGCGGCGTGGGCAGCACGGCCATCGCCCTGCTGAGCGCCGCCGGGTTCACGGTCACGGCCAGCACCGGTCGCACTGAGGAGGAGGCTTACCTGCGGGAACTGGGGGCTTCCAGCCTGATTCCCCGCGCCGAGTTGCCGGCCTTAAAACGCCCGCTGGAAAAGGAGCGCTGGGCGGGCGTGGTGGATACCGTGGGCGGCGAGACGTTGGCAGGGGCCTACGCGTCCACGCGCACCCATGGCGCGCTGGCCGTCTGCGGCATCGCTGGGGGCAACGGCCTGAACACCACGGTGTTCCCACTGATCCTGCGCGGCGTGTCCCTGCTGGGCATCGACAGCGTGACCTGCCCACAGCCCCGCCGCGAGGCGGCCTGGGCCCGCCTGGCCCGCGATCTGCCCGCCTCCAGGCTGGTGGCCGTGACCCAGACGCGCGGCTTGTCCGAGGTCATGGAACTGGCCCCGCAGATTCTGGCCGGGCAGGTGCGGGGGCGCACGGTCATTGATGTGAACGGCTGA
- a CDS encoding hemolysin family protein, with amino-acid sequence MNDLFGILALFVLVLMNGFFVAAEFSLVSVRRTRIDQLADEGVATARATQGALKNLDLYIAATQLGITMASLAIGFVAEPAIEHLVSPLLAGGTLSEGQIRGISFGLAFAISTILHIVFGELAPKSWALQRTEQVALMVTRPLLVFTLIFKWAIILLNAMGNGVVRLFGLRGVAGHHAAYSEEEIRMIVGASSQEGVLEDSERELVYNVFDLSDTTVREIMTPRVDMIVVDGASPLRRMLELNAEHSYSRVPVYQDTPDNIVGIVHGGDVLRHLDDLDTLTVADIMRKVFFVPESMKIKDLLTKMREKKSHLSVVVDEFGGTAGLVTLEDALEEIVGEIYDETDEEELPLYQLIGEGVYLIDGGMIVHEVETILGSNLEDGEGEFDTLGGFMTNQFGDIPEVGYTFVHEGWAFTVEEADERRVSRVRVERASDPNPLVITSIEEHNDGRD; translated from the coding sequence ATGAATGACCTTTTCGGAATACTCGCGCTGTTCGTTCTGGTTCTGATGAACGGTTTCTTTGTCGCGGCGGAATTCTCGCTGGTGAGCGTGCGCCGCACCCGCATCGACCAGCTGGCCGACGAGGGCGTTGCGACGGCCAGGGCCACCCAGGGCGCGCTCAAGAATCTGGACCTGTACATCGCCGCCACGCAACTCGGCATCACGATGGCGAGTCTGGCGATTGGTTTCGTGGCTGAACCGGCCATCGAGCATCTGGTCTCGCCACTGCTGGCTGGCGGGACGCTAAGCGAGGGGCAGATCAGGGGAATTTCCTTTGGCCTCGCTTTCGCCATCAGCACCATTTTGCACATCGTCTTCGGTGAACTCGCGCCCAAGAGCTGGGCTTTGCAGCGCACCGAACAGGTGGCGCTAATGGTCACGCGCCCGCTGCTGGTCTTCACGTTGATCTTCAAGTGGGCCATCATCCTGCTGAACGCCATGGGCAACGGCGTGGTGCGGCTCTTCGGCCTGCGTGGGGTGGCGGGACACCACGCCGCCTACTCGGAAGAGGAGATCCGCATGATCGTGGGAGCCTCCAGCCAGGAAGGCGTGCTGGAGGACAGCGAACGCGAACTGGTCTACAACGTCTTCGATCTGTCGGACACCACCGTGCGCGAGATCATGACGCCACGTGTCGACATGATTGTGGTTGACGGGGCCTCGCCCCTGCGCCGCATGCTGGAGCTGAACGCCGAGCACAGCTACTCGCGCGTTCCGGTGTACCAGGACACGCCCGACAACATCGTGGGCATCGTCCACGGCGGTGACGTGCTGCGCCATCTGGACGATCTGGACACCCTGACCGTGGCCGACATCATGCGCAAGGTTTTCTTCGTTCCCGAGAGCATGAAGATCAAGGACCTGCTGACCAAGATGCGCGAGAAGAAGTCGCACCTGAGCGTGGTGGTGGACGAATTCGGCGGCACCGCAGGCCTGGTCACGCTGGAAGACGCCCTGGAAGAGATCGTGGGCGAGATCTACGACGAGACCGATGAAGAGGAGTTGCCGTTGTACCAGCTGATCGGTGAGGGCGTGTACCTGATCGACGGCGGCATGATCGTTCACGAGGTCGAGACGATTCTGGGCAGCAATCTGGAAGACGGCGAGGGCGAGTTCGACACCCTGGGCGGCTTCATGACCAACCAATTTGGTGACATCCCCGAAGTCGGGTACACCTTCGTTCACGAGGGCTGGGCTTTCACCGTCGAGGAGGCCGACGAGCGCCGGGTCAGCCGCGTGCGTGTCGAGCGGGCCTCCGATCCCAATCCACTGGTGATCACCTCTATAGAGGAGCACAATGATGGCCGAGACTGA
- a CDS encoding Na+/H+ antiporter subunit E — translation MRGISLNILLAIVWTLFVGEFSLRELVIGMLLGFAILSVFPLSLGTGGYVRRTLAAVRFALFFARELTAANVQVALWALRPHPPLHPMIIAYPLRLSGDNAQTVLAATITLMPGSVAMGFNPERNVLYAHVIGARSPRAARESLEKVENALLPLYGQSASQTDPVETSA, via the coding sequence GTGAGGGGCATCTCGCTGAATATCCTGCTGGCCATCGTCTGGACGCTGTTCGTCGGCGAGTTCAGCCTGCGTGAGCTGGTCATCGGCATGCTGCTGGGCTTTGCCATTCTGAGTGTCTTCCCGCTGTCGCTGGGCACGGGCGGCTACGTCCGGCGGACCCTGGCCGCCGTGCGCTTCGCGCTGTTCTTTGCCCGCGAGTTAACGGCGGCCAACGTGCAGGTGGCGCTGTGGGCCCTGCGTCCGCACCCGCCGCTGCACCCCATGATCATCGCCTATCCGTTGCGGCTGAGCGGGGACAATGCCCAGACGGTCCTTGCCGCCACCATCACGCTGATGCCGGGCTCGGTGGCGATGGGCTTTAATCCCGAGCGCAACGTGCTGTACGCGCATGTGATCGGTGCCCGCAGTCCACGGGCCGCCCGTGAGAGCCTCGAGAAGGTGGAAAATGCTCTGCTGCCGCTTTACGGCCAGAGCGCCAGCCAGACGGACCCTGTGGAGACAAGCGCATGA
- a CDS encoding Na+/H+ antiporter subunit C, with translation METLFAILIGLLVAAGVFLMLSRTIVRVVLGLTFIAYGVNLAILTVAGLRQDSPPLLTLEGPYVDPLPQALVLTAIVIGFGTTALLLTVALRAYQVAGHDDVAAFGDNLARDPDAPDGQHADPEHLSPDLPEMDHAAETAAHLAELERLRRITR, from the coding sequence ATGGAAACCCTTTTCGCCATTCTGATCGGCCTGCTGGTGGCCGCGGGCGTCTTCCTGATGCTGTCGCGCACGATTGTCCGGGTGGTGCTGGGGCTGACCTTCATCGCGTACGGGGTCAATCTGGCGATCCTGACCGTGGCGGGTCTGCGTCAGGACTCGCCGCCGCTGCTGACGCTGGAGGGGCCGTACGTGGACCCGCTGCCCCAGGCACTAGTGCTGACGGCCATCGTGATCGGCTTCGGCACCACCGCGCTGCTACTGACCGTGGCCCTGCGGGCCTACCAGGTGGCCGGACACGACGACGTGGCGGCGTTCGGCGACAACCTGGCCCGTGACCCCGACGCCCCTGACGGTCAACATGCCGATCCCGAACACCTCAGCCCTGATTTGCCGGAAATGGATCACGCCGCGGAGACCGCCGCCCATCTGGCCGAGCTTGAGCGCCTGCGAAGGATCACGCGATGA
- a CDS encoding monovalent cation/H+ antiporter complex subunit F, whose protein sequence is MIINLALGIVTLSVLLVTVRVLRGPSWGDRIMAFDFLSVNLVVLIALIAVKTRLIVMLDAALVLSLLGFLSTVALTRYLLLGRVMK, encoded by the coding sequence ATGATCATCAATCTGGCTCTGGGCATCGTCACGCTGTCGGTTCTGCTGGTCACGGTGCGCGTGCTGCGCGGCCCCAGCTGGGGGGACCGGATCATGGCCTTCGACTTCCTGAGCGTCAATCTGGTGGTGCTGATTGCGTTGATCGCCGTCAAGACCCGCCTGATCGTCATGCTGGACGCCGCGCTGGTGCTGAGCCTGCTGGGTTTTCTCAGCACAGTGGCCCTGACGCGCTACCTGCTGCTGGGGCGGGTGATGAAATGA
- the cdd gene encoding cytidine deaminase, translating into MAETDSTLNPLNLTPDPALLAAAKAAFVQAYAPYSKFHVGAALRTPDGQIFSGANVENASYGLGRCAEQSAVQAMATAGARTFTDLVVYAESSPPASPCGACRQVLYEFAPDARVVCVNAHGDILSGLVRDFLPHGFRLEEREDGHGVGTE; encoded by the coding sequence ATGGCCGAGACTGACTCCACCTTGAATCCGCTGAACCTCACGCCTGATCCGGCACTTCTGGCCGCCGCGAAGGCCGCCTTTGTCCAGGCCTACGCGCCCTACAGCAAATTTCATGTCGGCGCGGCCCTGAGAACCCCGGACGGGCAGATCTTCAGCGGCGCGAACGTGGAGAATGCCAGCTACGGCCTGGGCCGCTGCGCCGAGCAGTCGGCGGTGCAGGCGATGGCAACGGCCGGGGCACGGACCTTCACGGACCTCGTGGTCTACGCCGAGTCCAGCCCGCCCGCCAGTCCCTGCGGCGCGTGCCGTCAGGTGCTGTACGAATTTGCCCCCGACGCCCGTGTGGTCTGCGTCAATGCCCACGGTGACATCCTGAGCGGTCTGGTCCGCGACTTCCTGCCGCACGGCTTCCGGCTCGAAGAGCGCGAGGACGGACACGGGGTGGGGACGGAATAG
- the mbhE gene encoding hydrogen gas-evolving membrane-bound hydrogenase subunit E, whose product MTLAVLFPLLMAAVCGLLARPLGRRSGYLAALGFVPALLLAVPLAGNSVEAGGTPLAQVTNWVPELGLNFAFRGDGFSLLFAVLIGVIGALASLYSVAYLSPHERFGRFYPYLLLFGGSMLGLVLSDNLIALFGFWEMTSVTSFLLIGLWHTRSEARDGAIKAFLVSALGGLGLLAAVALLSVAGGSTLLSELDLEAVRASPLFVPALLLTLLAALTKSAQLPFHLWLPTAMEAPTPVSAFLHSATMVKAGVVLVAKFGLIFGSSPLWSGIIVPLGVATMFWGSWRALKQTDLKALLAFSTVSQLGLLMALYGLADAEGRFAATTHLLNHAAFKAALFFVVGIIDHETGTRETFRLSGLRRKLPLTFVVAGLATLSMAGLPPLGGFISKELFYEAMLHAGPGFIAVAVIGSALTLAYCARLIRIFFGDFRAPEDDGGRLLKSEIHEAGPGLLLPPALLAGAALLFGVLPASAEWLARRAGTALGFAGYEGHLELWHGVTPALLLTLLTWGLAALLVWQTARVYFLQVHLEFPVSSNRIYRGLLIGLETLASRLIAGTQGLALPDQLRITLAAAGLMGGYAVWRAPQVFQPLEGVPLSTLPIAVLLVAGALGVLLSRNRLTAVVLTGLTGFGSAVAFLAMRAPDLALTQLLIEAVTVILFLLVFRSLPGFRSLPRGRTRQIIDVGLAGAAGIGTTLLILASLRFLSPPISPYYLENAYKGGGGKNVVNVLLVDFRGWDTLGEVMVVAMVALAVGSLVRLGRRGEARSENDTAPTLPDLLDLQERRP is encoded by the coding sequence GTGACGCTGGCCGTTCTCTTTCCCCTGCTGATGGCCGCGGTGTGCGGCCTGCTGGCCCGCCCTCTGGGCCGCCGCAGCGGCTACCTAGCGGCCCTGGGTTTCGTGCCCGCGCTGCTGCTGGCCGTGCCGCTGGCCGGAAACAGCGTGGAAGCTGGCGGCACTCCACTGGCCCAGGTCACGAACTGGGTGCCGGAACTGGGGCTGAATTTTGCGTTCCGGGGGGACGGCTTCTCGCTGCTGTTTGCCGTTCTGATCGGTGTGATCGGGGCGCTGGCCTCGCTGTATTCGGTGGCGTATCTGTCGCCGCACGAACGCTTCGGACGGTTTTACCCTTACCTGCTGCTGTTTGGCGGCTCCATGCTGGGCCTCGTCCTCAGCGATAACCTGATCGCGCTGTTCGGCTTCTGGGAGATGACCAGCGTGACCAGTTTTCTGCTGATCGGGCTGTGGCACACCCGCAGTGAGGCGCGTGACGGGGCCATCAAGGCGTTTCTGGTGAGTGCGCTGGGCGGACTGGGCCTGCTGGCGGCGGTGGCGCTGCTGTCGGTGGCGGGTGGCAGCACCCTGCTCTCGGAACTGGATCTGGAGGCGGTGCGGGCCTCGCCGCTGTTCGTCCCGGCGCTGCTGCTGACGCTGCTGGCGGCGCTGACCAAGAGCGCGCAACTGCCCTTTCACCTGTGGCTGCCCACCGCAATGGAAGCGCCCACCCCGGTTTCGGCCTTCCTGCACTCGGCCACGATGGTCAAGGCCGGAGTGGTGCTGGTGGCGAAGTTCGGCCTGATCTTCGGCAGCAGCCCCCTGTGGTCCGGGATCATCGTGCCCCTGGGAGTGGCAACGATGTTCTGGGGCTCATGGCGGGCGCTCAAGCAGACGGACCTCAAGGCGCTGCTGGCCTTTTCTACCGTGTCGCAACTGGGTCTGCTGATGGCGCTGTACGGGCTGGCCGACGCGGAGGGGCGCTTCGCCGCCACCACCCACCTGCTGAACCACGCGGCCTTCAAGGCGGCGCTGTTCTTCGTGGTGGGCATCATCGACCATGAAACGGGCACGCGGGAGACCTTCCGGTTGTCGGGGCTGCGACGCAAGTTGCCCCTGACGTTCGTGGTGGCCGGGCTGGCAACGCTGAGCATGGCCGGGCTGCCGCCGCTGGGCGGCTTCATCTCCAAGGAGCTGTTCTACGAGGCGATGCTGCACGCCGGCCCCGGCTTTATCGCGGTGGCCGTGATTGGCAGCGCCCTCACGCTGGCCTACTGCGCACGGCTGATCCGCATCTTCTTCGGCGACTTCCGCGCTCCCGAGGATGACGGCGGCCGCCTGCTGAAGTCCGAGATTCACGAGGCTGGTCCTGGCCTGCTGCTGCCGCCCGCACTGCTGGCCGGTGCGGCGCTGCTGTTTGGGGTGCTGCCCGCCAGCGCCGAGTGGCTGGCCCGCCGGGCCGGAACCGCGCTGGGGTTTGCGGGTTACGAGGGCCACCTGGAACTGTGGCACGGCGTCACCCCCGCGCTGCTGCTCACCCTGCTGACCTGGGGACTGGCCGCGCTGCTGGTCTGGCAGACGGCGCGGGTGTACTTCCTGCAGGTGCACCTGGAATTCCCAGTTAGCTCCAACCGGATTTACCGGGGACTGCTGATCGGGCTGGAAACCCTGGCCTCGCGCCTGATCGCCGGAACGCAGGGCCTGGCGTTGCCGGACCAGCTGCGGATCACGTTGGCCGCCGCTGGACTGATGGGCGGCTACGCGGTGTGGCGTGCGCCGCAGGTCTTCCAGCCGCTGGAGGGGGTACCCCTGAGCACGCTGCCGATCGCCGTGCTGCTGGTGGCCGGGGCGCTGGGCGTGCTGCTGTCGCGCAACCGCCTGACCGCCGTGGTGCTGACCGGCCTGACCGGCTTCGGCAGCGCCGTTGCCTTTCTGGCGATGCGCGCCCCGGACCTGGCGCTGACCCAGCTGCTGATTGAGGCCGTCACGGTGATCCTGTTCCTGCTCGTCTTCCGTTCCTTGCCGGGCTTCCGCAGCCTGCCGCGCGGGCGCACGCGACAGATCATCGACGTGGGGCTGGCCGGGGCAGCGGGCATCGGGACCACGCTGCTGATCCTGGCGAGCCTGCGCTTTCTGTCGCCGCCGATCTCGCCGTACTATCTGGAAAACGCCTATAAGGGTGGCGGGGGCAAGAACGTGGTGAACGTCCTGCTGGTGGATTTCCGTGGCTGGGACACGCTGGGCGAGGTGATGGTGGTGGCCATGGTGGCGCTGGCGGTGGGCAGTCTGGTCCGCCTGGGCCGCCGGGGAGAGGCGCGCAGCGAGAACGACACCGCGCCCACTTTGCCAGACCTGCTTGACCTTCAGGAGCGGCGGCCATGA
- a CDS encoding proton-conducting transporter membrane subunit: protein MNPESTAVVTSALPLAPILTPLGLGLLLLLPMRRRWRVSLALASALLTLIFSLLLMNSTMGGMLVSELGGWKAPFGIVMAADRLGSFMSVLAALCGVFTVWLMAAQPDPVRERHHSFALTSFLFVGVQLSFLTGDLFNLFVAFEVMLVASYALTVLGSTREQLREGFRYIVMNLSASALLVVACGLAYGTLGTLNFAHLAQRSAALGPNTTVTAVGVLLLIVFAAKGALFPLGFWLPGTYPAVPHATGAFFGAVLTKVGLYALIRVFTTVFNQDPQLPDTLLLLLGAVTMLYGALGAVSQREWRRILSFTVVGSVGYLAYGLGLGSPDALRASLAYLAVSVVVTLAMFLIAAVAERASGTRLVRARGFIEFLPLLAACFLLCALTVAGLPPSAGFVVKFDLIRAGLEGGTALAYVATASALLSSLITLYALLRVWSGFFWGRHPQDEPVRRVRWPERLPAYLASALVAALTLFAGPLLGHARGTADELGSNASYILGVLGEGPLDLPPPPRGDEVQEPEDAP from the coding sequence ATGAATCCTGAATCCACCGCTGTGGTGACCTCTGCCCTTCCTCTTGCCCCGATTCTGACGCCGCTGGGCCTGGGGCTGCTGTTGCTGCTGCCCATGCGGCGCAGGTGGCGGGTGTCGCTGGCCCTGGCCTCGGCCCTTCTGACCCTGATCTTCTCGCTGCTGCTGATGAACAGCACCATGGGAGGCATGCTGGTCAGCGAGCTGGGCGGCTGGAAAGCGCCGTTCGGCATCGTGATGGCCGCTGACCGACTGGGCTCCTTTATGAGCGTCCTGGCGGCCCTCTGCGGCGTCTTCACGGTCTGGCTGATGGCCGCGCAGCCGGACCCGGTGCGGGAGCGCCACCATTCGTTCGCCCTGACCTCCTTCCTGTTCGTGGGGGTGCAGCTGTCGTTCTTGACCGGCGATCTGTTCAACCTGTTCGTGGCCTTCGAGGTGATGCTGGTGGCCAGTTACGCCCTGACGGTGCTGGGATCCACCCGCGAACAACTGCGCGAGGGTTTCCGTTACATCGTGATGAACCTGTCGGCCTCGGCGCTGCTGGTGGTGGCCTGCGGGCTGGCCTACGGCACGCTGGGCACGCTGAATTTCGCTCACCTGGCGCAGCGCAGCGCAGCGCTGGGGCCGAACACCACCGTGACCGCCGTGGGCGTCCTGCTGCTGATCGTGTTCGCGGCCAAGGGGGCGCTGTTTCCGCTGGGCTTCTGGCTGCCCGGCACCTACCCGGCTGTCCCCCACGCCACGGGTGCGTTCTTCGGGGCGGTGCTGACCAAGGTGGGCCTGTACGCCCTGATCCGGGTGTTCACCACGGTCTTCAATCAGGACCCGCAGTTGCCCGACACGCTGCTGCTGCTGCTGGGCGCGGTGACCATGCTGTACGGCGCTCTGGGCGCGGTCAGCCAGCGCGAGTGGCGGCGCATCCTGTCCTTCACGGTGGTGGGCTCGGTGGGTTACCTGGCTTACGGGCTGGGGCTGGGTTCGCCAGACGCACTGCGGGCCAGTCTGGCCTACCTGGCCGTCAGCGTGGTGGTCACCCTGGCGATGTTCCTGATTGCCGCTGTCGCGGAGCGGGCCAGCGGAACACGGCTGGTGCGGGCGCGCGGCTTTATCGAGTTCCTGCCGCTGCTGGCCGCCTGCTTCCTGCTGTGCGCCCTGACGGTGGCCGGCCTGCCCCCCAGCGCGGGCTTCGTCGTCAAGTTTGACCTGATCCGCGCCGGTCTGGAGGGGGGCACCGCACTCGCCTATGTGGCCACTGCCAGCGCCCTGCTGAGCAGTCTGATCACGCTGTACGCCCTGCTGCGGGTCTGGAGCGGCTTCTTCTGGGGCCGCCATCCTCAGGATGAACCGGTGCGCCGCGTCCGCTGGCCCGAGCGGCTGCCCGCCTACCTGGCTTCGGCGCTGGTGGCCGCGCTGACCCTGTTCGCCGGACCATTGCTGGGCCACGCACGCGGCACCGCCGATGAGCTGGGCAGCAACGCGTCCTACATCCTGGGTGTGCTGGGCGAGGGTCCGCTGGACCTTCCCCCTCCGCCCAGGGGGGACGAGGTGCAGGAACCCGAGGACGCGCCGTGA